tttaaaaaatgtctgTAAAATGAAAAAGTCaataattttaaacaaaagtccgtgtaaatatcttaaaaacagttcgtgcctctgtttttagtctcatttttattttcattttctgttccatttttctaAATTTAAATAATATCGACttttgaaaatcttttgcaacttataaaactgagaattttgaaatagaattttgaagaaaacataaaatgtttgtgaattcaaaaaatgctcgggatatttgtaaaagtattcccatattcagaaaaatgttcataattttgaaaacaatgttggtgaaaacaataaaagtccatgattttgagaaaaaagtttgtgtcttattttttgagtgcaattgaaaaaaatgtttgctaatttaaaaaatgttcatgcattttaagAAATGTCATAAAATTTTAAGGACGTAATATGATCAGCATCCTTGAAGATTATAATTATTTTTTCtttcgttgcaacgcacgagcccttttgctagtctctccctaataataaagcaaattcggtttctggtcgtccgtcttgaaaattacccctaaagtttgcataaattacccatcatgccaccggtaagtaatagaaaacgtttctcaAACCGAAAAATcttgaactgggccggcccatgtagaaacctcctatattacgctctacacgctgggagaatatccagcacaccgtatgggccggcccatgcacatgcgcctgcttttagttccgtttatttatttattttcagttccgttttatttttttattttaaatactttagaactttaaataatctttaaaaatttaataaactcaaaattataaatcaaaatatttaaaaaattaaaatgtttgtaaCTTCAagaactgctcggagttttgtaaaaaatgctcgcatatacaataaaatgtttgcaattttataaaaatgtttgtacaataagaatagtccatgatctcaaatacaattccatgtattaaaaactattaatgcatttaacaaaatgctttctaattcaaaatatctcctaaaattttaaaaatagctaatgcctgttttgatagtttctttttttatttaaaattttccgttccatttttgtttatttataatttaaataatttagaattacaaaacttttgcatattaaaaaataggaatttggattaaaatgctgacgaatttttattttgaattaaaaataggattcaaaaaaagcgccagatttttatattttttctttgcaaattccaaaaaaatgtccatgaatttaataaatatattactgatttataaaaatgtttgtttattcaaaaaaacttcatgcattttaaaaaatgtttgtgaatttaaaataaaatcctccagcatcaaaaattatgttcgtctttctCTTGAATTGgtggccaattcaaaagaaaatatttaaacccgttcgaaatataaaaaatattcacgatttttagtaaatgtttgtaaattgtaaaaaatgttctcgatgtGAAAAtcgttcccatatttgtaaaattgttcacgaaagatctaatgtatgtagttaaacattaatggttgtaagtctttgtgacaatataattgtgtgaattttgaagaattaactgttggatggatcggattattattgtatgttttctaaaaaaaatcttgatattcagaataaaattttgagttaccaagatttttgacaaccatgatatatattttttgaaaatgtaaagattgcttcaacttgtgaataaatttaaaagaaaaaacattttcttgcgtttgtgcacaaaatttctaaatcaaggatgatatgtgaacataatgtggtcaccatcattggagattatgttttttttcttccgtggcaaTGCGCGAGtcattttgctagtaataataaataGATGATAAAAGACGTTCAGACGACGCAGTTCAAACGGATATTAACGATTTAAGGATCCACTTTGAAGATGTATTTGTAGTGGCACGTGAGAAAGTTGTTGCCACGTAGATAGAACAGATGGAAGAATAGAACACGTCGGGAGTCTTCCGTTTCGTCGAATCTCCGTGTCAGCGGAGCGACTCTCTGCTAACTAAACGTGGACTCTTCTCCACCTGTCTCGGTGGGCCGCGCACGCCCCTATCCAAAGGCAGTCGACCCCACTGACGTAGTAGCAGTGGCCCCGCATCATAGAGACATGACATCTCCAGCCAGTAACCGGCGGTCCAGCGGCGGTCGGCAGCAGCAATGCTAGGCCGCAAGGCCACTGCGCAAGGCAGGCACCCCCACCCTCACAAGTAACAGCAAGATACTCCCCATTCCCGGgagtccctctctctctctgcctctcTCACCAACTCCCGGATTCCGTTTCCCACCCGCCCGCTCCGCTCTGGGCGCATCATTCCTTGCCAGCGGCCCACGCAAGTCCCAAATCCCAAACCCCGCGCCGATGGACACGCAGCCCGAGCCCAGCCGCGCCGCTCTTATACGCCGCAGCCTGCTCGGGCAGCCGCGATAACGCCGCCCCTCGATCACGCTCGTTCGCCTCCCGCGCCGCCAGCGCGTTCGTACGTGCCGTCCGGCTCCGGTGGCCTTTTCGCGGCGGGATGCTGGGGTCCGGGCTGAATCTGGTGACCACGGTGATCGGCTTCGGGATGAGCGCCACCTTCATCGTCTTCGTCTGCGCACGCCTCATCTGCGGACGCGCCGCGCGGGCCGACGCCGAagccgacgccgccgccgcccgggcCATGGCGCCGGGCCCCGCGCCCTTCGACTTCGACATCGAGTTCCGCACTGCGGATCTCGGTCGCACGGTGAGCTTACTCTCTGTCGTTTCCGCTGCTGGCAGCATGTTTTATATTAGCGTCCTGTGTAGCCGATTGACGTCGGAGTGGAACCGCATCCAGTGGAGATCGGTGCGCGCATGTGTTGCTGCCCACCAAAATTGCGATCGAAACGCGCAAAAGTTTTGTGGTGTGTTGATTCATTAGAACAAGAAGAAAATAATCTGGCTTCCCGCAGCCTCCCGTTGGCCACATTGCTTTTCAAGTTGTAGACAAGTTCAACTGTGCAGAGTATTATATGATCCAGTATGCGACATAGTCGACTGATCAGTGAAAGTGCTCAAGTACCTCCAATGAATATACGATGAATGGTTCCTTCATTTAATTTCGTCTAACTGAATAAAAAATTAATTTAATTCATGTAACTGAAGTTGTTAGGTGTGCATTCTGCTTTATACTTCATGCACAGATATATTGCTTGCTCACAACATCAGGGTTGCATGTGCATACTACATATCTTTGTGTGATTAACATTAGGTTTTTTTTTAAGAAAATATAAACTGATCTTGcattttctttttaaaatattaCTGTACAAAGCAGATAAAACTAGGCCCAATGCACCTCAAAGACCAAACATGCAACAACTAgtctcaaagaaaagaaaaggaaggaaaTGGCATTGCTAAACTGGGTTGCGGATGTTATTTGGGGGACCGATTGCCCCATTAATAACCGTGCTAATAGTCCCATTAATTAATGAACTTAGTATGAGAGGTCTGCTTCTATCTGTCAGGCTACATCTCTTCGAGCTACATTGCTACCCGGCATTTGTTATTCTTCATTACCTTTAATTCTCACATTGTTTATGTTTCCTTGTTCTCTACCAACTCTGTACACGAAGTTTCAAGCTCACTAACTTGACTAAGCACATTAACTACGTTTTTTTAAGAAAATActacctccgtcccaaaataagttatTCAAATATGACTCAACTttgcactaactttagtacaaagttgagtcacttttgagtcacttattttgagacggagggagtacatttgaAGTGTAatattgttttatttttcaaaatTTATGCGGTCTTTCTTTATCTGTCCGATAGTGTTACAAAATTATTATTGTTACTTATACAATAGAAGCATTTACTCCCTTCTATTACCCCCGGGTATTTGCACTATATGATACATAtggccgaaattattacatccttTATTACTCAGTGATCAAACTAAGATCTTGCCAAAAAGGGGGAAAGATCTAAACCAAGAACTACAAATTATTTATTACCATTTCCAAACGTATGCTTGTTGGATTTTCAGAGTCACATTATATGGTTAGCAGGATCATGAACAATTTGGTCATTTGCACTGTTAATCTGAACTATGGACAGTATTACCCCCTCATATTGAAATGTCTTGAATCTTTTGCTTTTATGACTGATTGGTTTCAAGACATCACTGTCTTAGGTACATTAGGTGTACGTCTACATAGGTTGGTCGACAGGTGATTAAACTTCTCTACTGTGAATGTGTTGTATATAAAGTGTATTCTGAATTGCTTGAGAGAAGTTAGAATCGGATTCTTGCCAGCACGTTCTCCTTTGGCATATCAACCTTTACAGTCATGCACTCAGGCTAACTTTTCTGTTGAAATGACAGTACACAAATGCAATTATTTGCCTTTCAAGAACCTATGCATGCACAACGTTTTTTATATGTCTACCATGAAAACTCAAAGCATTGTATCAATATTTTCTATGTTGCTCTAATTTCATCTCAGTACAAGTTACGGTGGGTTTAATTTTGCATTGCCAAAGTTCCTCGAAATGGTATGCATGGAGCACATTACGCCCCTTCCTACATTTTTGTCCATGGTTTGATGCCTGATAATTAGAAAACTGACAATAACCTAGTCCTGCACACTTATATATGACTGAGGAATTTATTCTAGTTGATTAATCACTTGTGCAATCAGTCGAGCATACCATTCATTGGCAGACTGAAACCGTGTAAGTTCCCATCATGCAGGAACTCTTAGAGAGTAAGATGATCCTCATGTTTCTTAGTGGGCTTTCAGTTAAATATTCTATACTTATCATGGAAATTTTGTGTGTGCTTTGTGATTATATGAGTGAGCATACTCACAGTTACCTGATAGCTTTGAACTTGACACAATTCATTTTCCTTCCTTCAACAGATTGAGAACACCTGCAGTGGATTGGAACCTTTTGTTGTTGCTGCAATTCCTACAATGACGTATAGCTCTGAGGCGTTCCGTTCGAAAGATGATGCCCAGTAAGTACACAATATGTTCTAGAGTTAACTTGTTGCAATTTTTTCTGCTCCTGTTTATCTGCCCCCCTCAAAGCATGTAGTGTCGGTTAGTGTGCAGAAAAACACAATGTGTAATAGATGCGGCATACAGCTGCAAGACATTGTTAATTTGTGATGATCCAATGCTTGAAGCTTCAAATATTACTCATATTTGATAGTAGAGAAGTTGTCTAGAGTTGCCGAAAAAGGCTTCCGCCCCATAGAAATTATCTAAAGTTGTGAAGCATGTAGCCTGGACAGGTGGTTAGAAACTAAAATGCTACAGGTGAATAAAAATGCACCTCTCTGGGCTTCAGTTAGAAACTGAACTGCTACAGCTGAATGAAAATGCACCTCTCTGCGCTAGCTCTTTTAGTTGACATTTataagctactccctccgtcccataatataagagcatttttgacactacactagtgtCAAAAACGCCCTTATATTATGGGGCGGAGGGAGTATTTAATATGGAGTAACACTATCATGTTTCTGGGATAAGAATTACAAGAGCTGTCcttgtattttctttttgttgctttcaattgcgGAAAGGAAATGAGAAGGCCTGAACACTGAGACCACCTATATTAATCCAACACGACACTTTGTGACATCTTAGTAATGAACCACTTAAATGGATTAAATTATACCATCCTCAGATTGTTaagtatatatatcatcatgattatttCCATATATGTGTACTTGGCTTgtattatgtactccctccgtcccaaaatgtaATATCATTTTTGAGCCCATCATATTCTCAAAAAAGGTCTTACAtttttggacggagggagtactagataGGCATAAGTAGCATTCTTTATTGTAGTATTCTTAATATTTAAAGTTAAGTTCCAAGAATTTATTTGGTGAAAAGATTACTAGAAAATGACATATgtctttcttcatctcttgtccaCATCATTTGTAAAAGAGTATTAATTTTTCTTTCTTCTGCAGGTGCTCCATATGTTTGGGTGAATACGACGAGAAAGAGATCCTGCGTATAATGCCCACATGCCGACATAATTTTCATCTTTCCTGTATAGATATATGGTTACAGAAGCAAACGACCTGCCCTATATGCCGAATCTCGTTGGACTTACCGGGTGGAAAAACTATTGTTTCCCCTGCCCGTAGCCGCCCTCAATTATCCGGCCACCCTGAGAGCTCTGCTGGTCGATCGCCGCATTGGATACTTCCTATGCATCGTGATCGCGGTGGAGGTAGAGGTAACCGACCGGCCTCACAAGAATCATTAGAAGTTCAAGTGGTGGTAACATGAAATGTGCCGAGGCAAAATCAAAACGTGTTGGTGAGGCCATGTTGTTCCTCGCGGAGCATCGAGGACGTCTGCCATTTGCAGAAATCCTGTGCATCCTTCCTGCATCACAACACTTTGCGCATCCAGTTGGATGGAATTTGTTTGTAGGCCTGGAGTTTAGGCATGCTTTGTACATCACGGGTTGTAGAGTAGCGGTCTCCACTCTTTCGCCACGGAGTGGCTCTTTGATTGTTCTTCTTGATATGCATTTGTTGTATATCCTCAAGGGAAATAGTAGCACAGATCAGATGAGGAGCTGCGAAAATGTTTGTGGCTTCTCTGCTCGTCAGACAAATGCTAGCGCTTCTGAAATGAACGCTGTATCTACCCACTTTCCAGCTTCGATTGCTCTTCAGCTTTGGTACTACGTTGACAGGGCCGGGCCTCCTCGCATTATTTCCGTCCTTGCAGAAATGATGATCATCTAGTCAGAAACAGATGAAACAACGCGCATCTTTAAATTCTTGGAATACGAAAGGAACTGCCTACGGTTCCCCTGCCTTTTCATCTGTGGGTCCGGCTGCTACTCCTGCACCAACAGGAGTGACATCTAATCAACGATGGGGACGACGCCTTTTGCTTCTGTATCAACAGCAGTGATGCATCTACCACTCATTTATTATCTCTTGCTTCTTCACCGCGAGCGACTGTAAGGGCACATCATCGTTCATAATGGGTTTCTGGCAATATTTTTAGAAATACATAATTAGTAGAGATAATCAAGATCATCCCAGACACAACGTGACTTGTCCATGGAGATGACGGAACACGAGAACGAAAAAAAAGAACAAAACCGGTAACGGGATAACTGGCATAGTGATCAAGTGGTGTTTCACGTGGAAGCCGATAAGTCTCACCTCGGTTTTTGTAGAGTATCACGAATCAAAAGAAATACACACGGGAACAACAGGTTCACTCGGTATTTATTCGTGTGGATGTGGGGGCCAAAATGTCCACATTTATTGATCATTGAACCGGAAGGAGTTTCAGATGCGAGGTCACACGCTTAAGGGTTATTGATTTGTGGAGCACTAGAAGTGCTGGAACTTATGTGAATTTCAGCAAATAGTTTCGTAATAAAGAGAAAAATGATACAAAAAGGGAACTAGAAGTTAAAAACAGTCTTCTAAAGTAAAACCGAAAAATGTTTTGAAGACCCTAAAATAACTACGAGAGGATATGGGTAGGTTTCTGGATTTTTTAGGACCTTCTAGAATGATCATAGCGGCGCCATGGGCTAATGGCGTGGCCCAGTGGGTACAGCCATATGGGTCCTAGGGGCCCAAGAGTAGGATGCTCCCTTAACATTGGTGGGCAAGCCACTAGGTGTGGCACCCTAAGGTTTGCGGAGGGGACGCACCcttgacctctctctctctctccctccctctctatctctctctcaatTCAACCTTCATCGTAATGTTGTTGTTCCTCTCTAATTCTCCCACGGTGCTTTTGTTTTGAACGGTGAAGCACTATCAAATCGGTGGTTCCATATATGTGCATACCTACAGAGGCATTGTACGTTCGATTCCCTATCTACGAATCATTTTGAAGGATAAATTCTCATGACCGGAAAGCATAACCTAGTTGCGGGAATCTGCATCAACACACTTCAACAACTCTCCTCTTCGTTGTGTTATGTCGATGAGCTATCAAATCTAGATCCAATCTCACatgcatcttcatggagttcgTGTGATGGTTCGTAGGTTtggatttttgttttgtttttagtaCATTTCCTAATAGTGCTATCAGAGTAATCTATGAGTAGATGTAGGTTGCGATCTAGAGCACATGTGATGTCCTGGTATTGTGCTGGACCGAGTATTACTGATGCAGGCTTTGAGGAGAAATGGGAACCACTATTGGTCAATGTACCAAAACTGCTTGCAAAGCCTGATTTTGTACTAGTAATAACAATCGACTGAACCTTTTACTATATGCACTTTTAGATTTCTAGCCACCTTCGGTACTTTGTATAATAAAAATAACTGCCTCTGTTGGGATACTACAGGCGACTTTGCTCTGAGCGGGGGAACCTGCCACCGAGGCATGTTTCTATTGCATGTTTTTGTACAATGGCTAGGGTATGGGTGAGTACAATCCCATTGTGCCCAAACCCATACCGAGAGAACCTTAGTATACCCGCCCACTTCAATACACATAGGCACAAATTGACATCATGCCCATACCCATCGAGTATTCTATACCCAATGTGTATCTTGTGGGTATAATATTAGCATTTAAATTTGAAAGTGCAACGAATCTCGGGATGGTTTTGGTAAATAATAACAACATATACATTTCAGGAAAGTTCAATGCAGGCATGCTAGGACATGTGGATGTGGACCCTTCAAAATGCAAAAGACAAGGATTGACAAAAGCTCCAAGACTCCATAGTTCATCATTTCCAAAAGCTATGCTTGATCTTGTAGTTAACTGGTATATTGGGAGAGACATTCATATAGACTTTCTTTCATCTTCATAgcttgataggtcttcgtgtcgaTCATCATTTTTAGATGTTGCTCCTACCTCCTACCATGAgcctgttgggtaacgttgcatgggaaacaaaaaaaattcctacgcacacgaagacctatcatggtgatgttcatctacgagagggagattggattcacatacccttgtagatcgctaggcgggaagcattaagaaacacggttgatgtagtggtacaacttcgtgatccaaatcaccgtcgtcccacgatccgttccgatctagcgccgaacgaacggcacctccgcgttcaacacacgtacaacttgatggcgatctcggccttcttaatccagcaagagagacggagaagtagatgaattctccggcagcgtgacgacgcgccggtggtggcgatgatctactcctacagggctccgcccgagcttcgcagaaatccgatctagaggaagaactacgtggtatatgtttgagttgcatgtggcaaagttgtgtctcagaagccctaaaaccaccaatatatataggaggaggggaggggctagccttggggctcaagggagccccaagggtgccggccgaagggagaggtggactcccaccccaatttggtttgggggaaggagtcaacTCCTTCCTCCCCACCTCcctttttccttgttttttcttttcctttggttttttccacttttggcgccatagccctcttgggctagcCTTACCAtcgcactaagggctggtgcgccaccctagggttactgggctcactcccgggtgggtggccccctcccggtgaatacccggaacccatttgtcactcccggtacactgccggtaatgcccgaaaactttccggtgacaaaatgaaaccatcctatatatcaatcttcgtttctggaccattccggaaaccctcgtgaagtctgtgatctcatttgggactccgaacaaccttcggtcaccaacacatataactcaactatactaaaacatcatcgaaccttaagtgtgcagaccctgcgggttcgagaactatgtagacatgacccgagacactcctcggtcaatatccaacagcgggacctagatgtccatattggaccctacatattctatgaagatcttatcggttgaacctctgtgccaaggattaatataatcccgtataacattccctttgtccttcggtatgttacttgcccgagattttttcgtcggtatccctatacctatttcgatctcgttaccggcaagtctctttacttgttccgtaataaaagataccgtgacttaca
This genomic stretch from Hordeum vulgare subsp. vulgare chromosome 6H, MorexV3_pseudomolecules_assembly, whole genome shotgun sequence harbors:
- the LOC123404789 gene encoding RING-H2 finger protein ATL73-like, translated to MLGSGLNLVTTVIGFGMSATFIVFVCARLICGRAARADAEADAAAARAMAPGPAPFDFDIEFRTADLGRTIENTCSGLEPFVVAAIPTMTYSSEAFRSKDDAQCSICLGEYDEKEILRIMPTCRHNFHLSCIDIWLQKQTTCPICRISLDLPGGKTIVSPARSRPQLSGHPESSAGRSPHWILPMHRDRGGGRGNRPASQESLEVQVVVT